In Bacteroidota bacterium, the genomic window CGACACTGGGGTACCTCATCTGCTGTACACTCTAGGTCTGCCGACGGATCGTAACCTTTAAGGCGGTATTTGTAGTTGAGGTGGCTCTTCCTCAACCAAACCATTATCGCCCCTCGGAATCGCTCTATTCCGACAACCCTCCTTTTGATAAGCTATGACTTTACGTCTTTTGCTTTTAGCATTTGTATTGTTCTTTTTTTCTGATGCAGCCGTAGCCCAGCAGGCAACGTGCACCAACGGCAAAGCCGATGCTTACGACTGTAATGCCGTTGATTTACAGGCAACCCTTAGTATCGATGAGATGGGCGGCGGACGCCAGACCGATGGCAACGACATCTGGGGCTGGACCGACCCGACTACAGGCAAAGAGTACGCCCTGGTAGGACTCTCGTCTGGTACTGCCTTTGTTGATATCAGTACGCCAACTGCGCCTGTGTATCTGGGGAGCCTGGATACACACACCAACAACTCCTCCTGGCGCGATGTCAAGGTGTACAAGAATCATGCGTACATTGTCAGTGAAGCTGGTGGTCACGGGATGCAGGTATTTGATCTCACCCAGCTTGCCAACGTCACCAGTCCGCCGCAGACATTTAGCGAAACGGCGCACTACGATCAGTTTGGCAATGCGCACAACATTGTGATTAACGAGGACTCTGGGTTTGCTTATGCCGTGGGTTCCAATTCTTGTGCCGGTGGTCTACACATGGTAGATATCTCAACGCCACAGTCACCTGTAGAAGCCGGTTGTTTTTCTGGTGATGGCTACACGCACGATGCGCAGTGTGTGATGTACACCGGACCCGACACCGCGCATCAGGGCCAAGAAATTTGCATCAACTCAAACGAAGATACCATCACGATTGTTGATGTGACTGATAAGGGGGCGCCGAAGCAACTTTCGCGCGTGGGATACCCAAACAGCGAGTATGTACATCAAGGGTGGTTCGATGAGCAGCAAACTTACTTCTACCAGAATGACGAACTGGATGAGGGTAGTACTAACACGCGGACGCTCATCTGGGATTTGACAGATCTCGATGACCCAGTGCTCACTGAAGAGTATTTTGGTGAGACGCGTGCAATTGATCACAATCTGTATGTGAAAGGTGACTATGTGTACGAAGCCAACTACACGGCTGGCCTGCGTATACTCGACATCACCGAACGCGAGGGACCGGTTGAAGTAGCTTTCTTTGACACTTACACATCCAGCAACAATGCATCGTTCAACGGCGCCTGGAGTAGCTATCCCTATTTCGAGAGTGGCAATGTGATCGTCAGCAACATCGAAGCTGGCCTCTTTATCTTGAAACCAAATCTTGCCACCTTACCGGTTGAACTGGTGGCGTTTGATGCATTACGCGATGGGGAACGCGTTGTGCTTCGCTGGACAACCGCTAGCGAAACCAACAACGCCGGCTTTTCAGTTGAGCAGTTGTCCAATGGTGAATTTGCAGAGATTGGATTTGTGAGCGGAACGGGTACAACCGAGGAAACGCAAAACTACAGCTATACGGTTGATAATCTTGGTCCAGGGCAGCATACGTATCGCCTGAAGCAGGTAGATTTCGACGGTGCCTTTGAAGTGAGTGAAACGGTGAGCGTGACGATCGAAGCGCCGGCGAGTCTGACTTTATCAGATGCATACCCGAATCCGTTTAATCCAACTACGTTGATCAGTGTGTCTGTTGCACGCACACAACAAGTCCGGGTTGAGGCGTACAATTATCAGGGGCAGCGAGTTGCTGTATTGTTTGATGCTACGCTGGAAGGAAATGTCGAAGAGTCATTCCGTTTTGAAGCCGGCAACCTGCCGAGTGGTGCGTACCTGATCCGGGCAACTGGGGCCCATGAAGTGGTTACGCAGTCGGTTACGCTGGTGAAGTAAACAGCTACGTTCAAACACATCAATCCTGTCGGATTGCTGTGTTTGATGTTGAAAGTGCAGGTTGCAGGTTTTTGGGCTGTATACCATTAAGGTTGCTTGAACGTGACTTGCGAACAACACAACATCATTGACGTGACTGTACCTGGAACCTGATGATAATAAGATAACGCCCGTTTTCGGCTTTAAATGCTGAAAACGGGCGTTATATTTTTTCAACCTTGGTGATCAGGAGATTAATTGCTTGCTGTAACTGACAGGTCTGCTCTTTTTACCCAAATCGCATGTGTGGATCCTTCGATAGATGCAGAAAAATCTTGATACAGCTGGCCGGCCATTTCCTCGCCATGAGCTTTCGCAAGCAGTCCCAATAGGCCGCCGTCAGGTTCTTTCATGTCAGACCAGCTTTCATGATAACTTACGGCATCTATCGACCCCACACCGGTACCCATCAATATGTCGAAAACCCCAAAATAAGCGGGGTAGTCATGGTCTTTGATGGCTTTGGTGATTTTGCCCATGGTTGCCATTAATGCCGGGCGCGCGCCTGGCTTGATCTGGTAATTGGTAACGCCGACTGCGTTCAGGTTATCCATGTTGTCCATCGGTCGGAATAGTGATTCCATATTCGTATCAATTCTACTGTTGATGGACTCCACATACGGCATCACATTTTTTCGAAAATGCAAATCTGCTTTTGCTGCAAATGCTGCGTAGGCATCGAGCTCTTCCCATGTATGCGGATTGGTGCGGGCTGCGTAGGCGGCTCCTTCGCCAATTGTTTTTGCCCAAATGGTCCAGGCCCAGGGGTCGTTGTTTGCGGTGCGCCAGTCTGCGTGTGCTTTTAGCGCTTGCTCAAATTCTACGAACATGTCCGTCTTTGGCGTTAGTTCATAGGCCATGTTGACAGCGTCTTGTGCCTATGCAGTGCCGGCAAAAAGGAGTGCTAAGGTGAAGAAAAGCGGTGTAATGTGCTTCTTGTACATCTGTTTTTAACCTCGGTGGGTTCAATTACAAAACGATTATGGAGTTCAAGAGAATGAGCGCCTTACCTGTATCACAACTTTTCTGTGTCAATGGGCTCATGCCGGCCCAGATTTATTAGAAAGGCTGGGTTTGAGGCCTATTCGATAGTAGAACCCAATCTTCACATCTCCCATGCAACCAAAGCCCGTACTACTGATTAGATGGCTGTTTTTATGCAGATTCCAGATTCCTTAGCAAGCGCAGTTTGATTATGAGATGGATCCTTAGATCGAAGATTCACAACGCAACCGTTACCGAGGCCAATCTGGCCTACATCGGCAGTATTACCATTGACGAAGATCTGATGGACATGGTTGGGTTTATGGAAGGAGAACGGGTGCTTGTTGTGAGCAACGACAATGGTGCCCGTCTGGAAACCTACATCATCAAAGGTGAACGCGGCAGCGGTGTAATTTGCATGAACGGCGCGGCAGCCCACCTCATCGAAGCCGGCCACCAGGTAATCATCATGGGGTTTGAACTATCTGATCAACCCATCACCCCAAAGGTCATTCTGCCTGATGAAAAGAACAGGTTTAAGCAGTACCTGTAGCTTTGATCAAAGGATCAGTGTATCCGGTAAATGGCGCGAACCCTTTCCTCGCGTCATACCAACTTGATTGGGTATCCACCCGGATGTTGCACAGTGCCCATCAAATAGCGATCGCCATACCTGTGGATTCCCAGTCAAGCTGGGAAAGACGAATGCCTTTAGCGGGAAAGACGAGTGCCTTTAGGGGGAGTGGTGTGTGTCTTTAGCTGGAGTGACGAGTGTCTTTAGCGAGAATGACGAGTGCCTCTGATGAGGATGATCGAGCGTTGGTGAAATTCAAGAAAGTCGACCACGCTGGTAATTGGCGAGAGCCTTTTCGTCTCGTCATACCCAACTTGATTGGGTATCCACCAGGATGTTGCAAGTCATCAGTACTCAACTAACAGCGATTTATGCTGGATGATATTTTGCTGAACTTTGTAAGCAGTAGATGGATAGCGCAAAGATGACGACGTGCACGACGTTCATCGCGGCCGGCAACAGGTAGGCACCAAGCGCCGGTGAGAGGAAGAAGTAGGTGGCAAAAATGAGCCCCAGTAGTAGAATCGGACTGAAAATAGCCATCCACCGTGGATAGAGCGTCTTTTGCTGCAGGATGCGCCAGATCCACAAGACGGATACGATAAGCATGGCGAGCCGCAACGCATTTACCAGCGGCTCGTTGTGGACGGCAAACTGCTCCAGCAGCGGTGTGAGTACAGCGGAGACCTCAACGGATGCGTCCGCAAGTGCGTGCGCAGTTAGCGCCAGATAAATTCGACCGCCGAGCCAGGCTGTGCCCACCACAAATGCGTAGCCACCGAACAAGGTAATAAACCAGCCGGCGAGTTTGCTGCCGCCGCGGATAAACATCTGCCCGAGATGCCAGTAGCCGAGCAGGTAGAGTGGGGCTGCCAATACGCTAAAGAAGTGGCCGGCTGTCAGGCGACCTGTGGAGATACGTGCAAAGTAGCTGTAATCAGGCGATTCGTATCCGCCGGCAGGGGAGAACTGGAGGGTGAATTCACCAATGCCCACCAGCAAGGCGCCAAGAAGGCCGGCCCAGCCGGCGAGGAGCAGGTTTCGGTTTGCGTGGGGCATCTGCGCAGATGGTTAGTCTAAGGTAATTTCGATGACGCTATCGACGTCTGGGTTTAAAAACGTAGCGGTAGAGTCGTTGGGGAAATGGACGGTCAACGAGGTAAGCGCAGTTTGATCGCCGACTCCAAAGAAAACGGCATTGGTCTGGTCTGAACCGAGGCCCTCGCTGGTATAGTATTGGTCGACATACTGCGCGCCATCCGCTGTTTCCAGCACCAGCCGGGTGCCAATGGCTGCCGGTGTATCAGGTAAGATGACTTTCAGCCAATGGTTGCTGCCACCGTCGTTGACAAAGGCGCGCAGTTCACTGTCGAGGTTGCCAAGCACCACGTCGGGCCAGCCATCTTTATTGAAATCAGAAACTGCCATGGTTACCCCAAATCGCTGGTTGGCGATGCCGGCCACTTCTTCTACAGGGCGGTATTGCCCATCGGGGTACTGCTGGAGTAGCCGGCCGGCGTAGAGCTCAAACAAGCCCGGGATCCGCACACCCGGAAAACGGATGTAGTTTTGCGATACCAGGTAGTCTGCAAGGGTATCGTGGTTGAAGTCATACGATACGAGCCCCCAGCCAAATCCGTAAACGGCTGCATTGTGTGCTGTTGCTACATCTTCAAAAACAAAGTCGCCCTGGTTTTCGAGAAGGATGTAGTCGGTATTCAAGGGCTGGTCTTCCGTCAGGTCGCCGCGCAGCATAGCCGTAGGCAGGGTGTTGCCTACGTTGCTGAAGTACAGGTCGAGCCGGCCATCGTTGTTGTGATCGCTTACCGCGATACCCATCGGGTAGCTGAACGTGACAGGCAAGTCGATTTCAGTGAACGTCAGGTCGCCATTGTTTTTGTAGATACTGGGTACGCCCGTGTCGTGGGCTATAACAAGGTCACTGTGTCCATCGTCGTTCAAATCAACAAGCACGGAGACAAAACTATTGTGTTGATGGTAAAGTCCCGACGATTCAGTGATGTCAGTAAACGTATTGTCGCCATTGTTGAGTAGCAAGTTGTTGATGCCGCCGTATTCAAGGTCGTTAAAAATGGTTTCTCCTTCGACAAATTCCGGCCGGATGTAGTTGCTCAAGTACACGTCTACAGCGCCGTCTTTGTTGAGGTCTCCGAGTGCGATAGACAACGGCATGGATTGTGGATCTAGGGGGAATTCAACTTGTTCGCTACTGAACCCGTTGCCTGTATTGGTATAGAGGTAAAGCCCGGATGCCCGCGCTACAAAAAGGTCAGCAAGGCCATCACCGGTTGCATCAATGGAGGCTGCCCCGTAGGTCGGATCATCGATGGCTTTACTAAGTCCTGTACCGTTTGCGGAGGGGACGAGGGCATGCCCATCATACGCAAGCAGGGCGTCTTGCTGACCGGTGCCGCCGCCGGCGAAAATCTCATCAACACCGTCATTGTCTACATCAATGGCTGCAAGGGCCATAAACGGCAGCGCAGCTTCAAAGTCAGATGTATGTGTAAACGCAGCAGGGATTTCGGAAAACCGAAGCGTGGTCTCACCCTGTCCTGGCGCCGGCCCCTGGATCGTGTACTCAAGGATTTTTCTGCCAACAAAAAATAGCACTACAAGGCCAACAACAAGCAGGAGGATCTTACGAAGCGTAGTTCTTTTCACGGTTTGGGTATTGCGTTCGTGAGGGTATTTTGATGAAAACAAGTTTGCAGATGTATCTGCACGCTAACGGCGTTTATGGAGTATAAGCCACGTACCGGCTATAATGGCGCAAAAAATAAGCGAAATATAGCACATCGGTAAAGCAAAAAAGGGCGGTCCCGGATTGTTTTTTGGGCAAATGTCACCCTGAAAGAGTTCAAGGGTTGAT contains:
- a CDS encoding VCBS repeat-containing protein; this encodes MKRTTLRKILLLVVGLVVLFFVGRKILEYTIQGPAPGQGETTLRFSEIPAAFTHTSDFEAALPFMALAAIDVDNDGVDEIFAGGGTGQQDALLAYDGHALVPSANGTGLSKAIDDPTYGAASIDATGDGLADLFVARASGLYLYTNTGNGFSSEQVEFPLDPQSMPLSIALGDLNKDGAVDVYLSNYIRPEFVEGETIFNDLEYGGINNLLLNNGDNTFTDITESSGLYHQHNSFVSVLVDLNDDGHSDLVIAHDTGVPSIYKNNGDLTFTEIDLPVTFSYPMGIAVSDHNNDGRLDLYFSNVGNTLPTAMLRGDLTEDQPLNTDYILLENQGDFVFEDVATAHNAAVYGFGWGLVSYDFNHDTLADYLVSQNYIRFPGVRIPGLFELYAGRLLQQYPDGQYRPVEEVAGIANQRFGVTMAVSDFNKDGWPDVVLGNLDSELRAFVNDGGSNHWLKVILPDTPAAIGTRLVLETADGAQYVDQYYTSEGLGSDQTNAVFFGVGDQTALTSLTVHFPNDSTATFLNPDVDSVIEITLD
- a CDS encoding DUF6796 family protein; translation: MPHANRNLLLAGWAGLLGALLVGIGEFTLQFSPAGGYESPDYSYFARISTGRLTAGHFFSVLAAPLYLLGYWHLGQMFIRGGSKLAGWFITLFGGYAFVVGTAWLGGRIYLALTAHALADASVEVSAVLTPLLEQFAVHNEPLVNALRLAMLIVSVLWIWRILQQKTLYPRWMAIFSPILLLGLIFATYFFLSPALGAYLLPAAMNVVHVVIFALSIYCLQSSAKYHPA
- a CDS encoding choice-of-anchor B family protein; this translates as MTLRLLLLAFVLFFFSDAAVAQQATCTNGKADAYDCNAVDLQATLSIDEMGGGRQTDGNDIWGWTDPTTGKEYALVGLSSGTAFVDISTPTAPVYLGSLDTHTNNSSWRDVKVYKNHAYIVSEAGGHGMQVFDLTQLANVTSPPQTFSETAHYDQFGNAHNIVINEDSGFAYAVGSNSCAGGLHMVDISTPQSPVEAGCFSGDGYTHDAQCVMYTGPDTAHQGQEICINSNEDTITIVDVTDKGAPKQLSRVGYPNSEYVHQGWFDEQQTYFYQNDELDEGSTNTRTLIWDLTDLDDPVLTEEYFGETRAIDHNLYVKGDYVYEANYTAGLRILDITEREGPVEVAFFDTYTSSNNASFNGAWSSYPYFESGNVIVSNIEAGLFILKPNLATLPVELVAFDALRDGERVVLRWTTASETNNAGFSVEQLSNGEFAEIGFVSGTGTTEETQNYSYTVDNLGPGQHTYRLKQVDFDGAFEVSETVSVTIEAPASLTLSDAYPNPFNPTTLISVSVARTQQVRVEAYNYQGQRVAVLFDATLEGNVEESFRFEAGNLPSGAYLIRATGAHEVVTQSVTLVK
- the panD gene encoding aspartate 1-decarboxylase, which gives rise to MMRWILRSKIHNATVTEANLAYIGSITIDEDLMDMVGFMEGERVLVVSNDNGARLETYIIKGERGSGVICMNGAAAHLIEAGHQVIIMGFELSDQPITPKVILPDEKNRFKQYL